The following are from one region of the Betta splendens chromosome 15, fBetSpl5.4, whole genome shotgun sequence genome:
- the LOC114842002 gene encoding prolyl-tRNA synthetase associated domain-containing protein 1-like: MSDDLRLELQNFLDSLHVRTTCVDHPPVFTVEEMMPHLQEVNGAVTKNLFLKDKKKKGLWLVSTRHDRQVNLNDLAKKLGVGSGNLRFADEEAMLEKLKVGQGCATALALLFDTDHSVKFVLDRDLVEGGYEMLFFHPMTNAASMGLPPDDLLLFLKETGHKPVLESFE, from the exons CACGTCCGGACCACGTGCGTGGACCACCCGCCG GTGTTCACCGTGGAGGAAATGATGCCTCACCTGCAGGAAGTGAACGGAGCCGTCACTAAGAACCTGTTTttgaaggacaagaagaagaaaggccTGTGGTTGGTGTCAACTCGCCACGACCGCCAG GTGAATCTTAATGACCTTGCCAAGAAGCTGGGCGTTGGCAGCGGCAACCTGCGCTTTGCAGACGAGGAGGCCATGTTGGAAAAACTCAAG GTGGGGCAGGGCTGTGCTACGGCTCTCGCTCTGCTCTTTGATACGGATCATAGTGTGAAGTTCGTCCTGGACCGGGACCTGGTGGAGGGAGGCTATGAGATGCTCTTCTTCCACCCCATGACTAATGCTGCCTCTATGGGGCTGCCACCTGATgacctgctgctcttcctcaagGAGACGGGACACAAACCTGTACTGGAGAGCTTCGAGTAG